In Comamonas sp. lk, the following proteins share a genomic window:
- a CDS encoding S24 family peptidase produces the protein MYEQRRSALQNLVDSLGRGGIASIAQQIGKDASYVSRMLYPAEKSGAKRIGEDTALLLLGAYPSFFTGEHALFSGLAAPSAHEVASSPYESPSASGSEHDLVITQYDVGGAMGNGGKLILEAEPPGVIKSWRVDKEWLRLNVPVYTSISNLCIVTGFGPSMKPIFNPGDPLLMDRGVNHVDHEGIYFFRLGDEGFIKIIQRVPNFDKPGFVLRIISKNKEDFPPYDISPKHPDFHVIGKILTVWRSEQY, from the coding sequence ATGTACGAACAACGCCGCTCAGCGCTTCAGAACCTTGTCGATTCTTTGGGTCGGGGCGGCATCGCTAGCATTGCGCAGCAAATTGGCAAAGACGCCAGCTACGTCTCTCGGATGCTTTACCCAGCAGAAAAGAGTGGAGCCAAGCGAATCGGCGAAGACACCGCCCTGCTATTACTGGGTGCTTATCCTTCTTTTTTCACTGGAGAGCACGCCTTATTCAGCGGTCTTGCCGCGCCTTCCGCTCATGAAGTGGCCTCATCACCTTACGAGTCGCCGTCCGCGAGTGGCAGTGAGCATGACCTAGTCATCACGCAGTACGACGTGGGTGGCGCCATGGGCAATGGCGGCAAGCTGATCCTGGAGGCTGAACCACCTGGCGTTATCAAGAGCTGGCGCGTTGACAAGGAGTGGCTGCGCCTCAATGTGCCGGTCTACACCAGCATCAGCAATCTATGCATCGTCACTGGTTTCGGGCCATCCATGAAGCCGATCTTCAACCCTGGTGACCCGTTGCTTATGGACCGTGGTGTGAATCACGTCGACCATGAGGGCATCTACTTTTTCCGCTTGGGTGATGAAGGCTTCATCAAGATCATCCAGCGCGTGCCCAATTTCGACAAACCTGGGTTCGTGCTGCGCATCATCTCGAAGAACAAAGAAGACTTCCCCCCCTACGACATTTCACCGAAGCATCCGGACTTCCATGTGATTGGGAAGATTCTGACCGTGTGGCGTAGCGAGCAATACTGA
- a CDS encoding YdaS family helix-turn-helix protein: MDKLLAYLNSLPKAERLDLVTRCKTSEGYLRKAISKGQRLGESLCISLDRESSGAIRCEDLRPDVDWAYLRTTRPIPAAAELAACKPAAGEAAHG, encoded by the coding sequence ATGGACAAACTACTTGCCTACCTCAACAGCCTGCCGAAGGCTGAGCGTCTCGACCTAGTGACGCGCTGCAAAACCTCCGAAGGCTATCTGCGCAAGGCCATCAGCAAGGGGCAGCGCCTGGGTGAGAGCCTGTGCATCAGCCTGGATCGTGAATCCAGCGGTGCGATTCGCTGCGAGGACTTGCGCCCTGATGTTGACTGGGCATACCTGCGCACCACCCGACCCATCCCCGCCGCCGCTGAGCTAGCGGCCTGCAAGCCGGCGGCAGGGGAGGCGGCCCATGGGTAA
- a CDS encoding phage regulatory CII family protein: MTPQDALRQMAKAYPGGYESLAPRVGKTAEVLRKELSGDPKFKLGLSTSLLISELCIEAKAHHCFDFVNAVAADGGGFVRLPVVEMSEPACVNRSISAVTTELSHVVTATLEGNADGHISDNDMVRIQKEVADARAALQQLEQSIEAKHAAGKRA; this comes from the coding sequence ATGACGCCCCAAGACGCACTGCGCCAAATGGCCAAGGCTTACCCAGGCGGGTATGAGAGCCTGGCACCGAGAGTTGGCAAGACCGCTGAGGTTCTGCGCAAGGAGCTTTCAGGCGATCCCAAGTTCAAGCTGGGCCTGTCGACTTCTTTGCTGATTTCAGAGCTGTGCATCGAAGCCAAGGCCCATCACTGCTTTGATTTCGTGAATGCCGTTGCTGCTGATGGCGGTGGCTTCGTTCGCTTGCCCGTGGTCGAAATGAGCGAGCCGGCTTGCGTGAATCGTTCCATCTCTGCAGTGACCACCGAGCTTTCACACGTCGTGACGGCAACGCTCGAGGGGAATGCCGACGGCCATATCTCGGACAACGACATGGTGCGCATCCAGAAGGAAGTTGCTGATGCCCGCGCGGCACTTCAGCAGCTCGAACAGTCCATTGAGGCGAAGCATGCAGCGGGCAAGCGTGCTTAA
- a CDS encoding replicative DNA helicase codes for MNARSMPPLDEEFEAPANKPMLVSYESESALIGSLLYDARQFDVVSDIVQAKDFADELHATAFGAISAMAHAGKAIDVITVHEHLQGRVELMALNDLHNCGTSSESAVRRYAEIVHERALSRQLVAVVTQARELAADHTLPISERVDKVSAQLASLAADGPGDEWVSVDTGMDEFMADLDARCSGNGDPFLPTGLHALDLQLDGGMRPGELIIIGARPAMGKTALAMTIGMHGAKLGQTVAMFSLEMQRADLWQRQVAMEAEVPLSKIRQPHKRMSNADYDAVTAANLRLKRLPFYVTDRTGLNINTLRTKTRSLKRRHGLRLLIVDYLGLMHGTNPKDNRTTQLGEVTRSLKELAKELGITVLLLAQLNREVEKRVDQLPMLSDLRDCGEIEQDADIVLFPHRPIHLKPSLGPEWQSYATLRVAKQRAGATGDLHLRYTGPFVRFGNWHGEKPGTGATRQDDDFE; via the coding sequence ATGAACGCCCGCAGCATGCCGCCATTGGATGAGGAATTCGAAGCGCCCGCTAACAAGCCAATGCTTGTCAGCTATGAATCTGAGAGCGCATTGATCGGCTCTTTGCTGTACGACGCCCGCCAATTCGACGTGGTCTCGGACATCGTCCAGGCCAAGGATTTTGCCGACGAACTGCACGCCACAGCCTTCGGCGCCATCAGCGCCATGGCCCACGCCGGCAAAGCTATCGATGTCATCACGGTGCACGAGCACCTGCAGGGCCGGGTCGAGCTGATGGCCTTGAACGACCTGCACAACTGCGGCACATCGTCTGAGTCCGCAGTGCGCCGCTACGCCGAGATCGTTCATGAGCGGGCGCTGAGCCGGCAGCTGGTGGCTGTGGTGACTCAGGCCCGTGAGCTGGCCGCCGATCACACGCTGCCCATCAGTGAGCGTGTTGACAAGGTTTCGGCCCAGCTGGCCAGCCTGGCAGCCGATGGCCCAGGCGACGAGTGGGTGAGCGTCGATACCGGCATGGACGAGTTCATGGCCGATCTGGACGCCCGCTGCTCTGGCAACGGAGATCCATTTCTGCCCACCGGCCTGCATGCGTTGGACCTGCAGCTGGACGGCGGCATGCGCCCCGGCGAGCTGATCATCATCGGCGCCCGGCCGGCCATGGGCAAGACGGCTCTGGCCATGACCATCGGCATGCACGGCGCAAAGCTGGGGCAGACCGTGGCCATGTTCTCGCTGGAAATGCAGCGTGCTGACCTGTGGCAGCGCCAGGTGGCCATGGAGGCCGAGGTGCCACTGAGCAAAATTCGCCAGCCGCACAAGCGCATGAGCAATGCCGATTACGACGCGGTGACAGCGGCCAATCTTCGCCTCAAGCGCCTGCCGTTTTACGTCACGGACCGCACCGGCTTGAACATCAACACGCTGCGCACCAAAACCCGCTCCCTCAAACGCCGCCATGGCCTGCGCCTGCTGATCGTGGATTACCTGGGCCTGATGCACGGCACCAACCCCAAGGACAACCGCACCACGCAACTGGGTGAAGTGACCCGAAGCCTCAAGGAACTGGCCAAGGAGTTGGGCATCACGGTCCTGCTGCTGGCCCAGCTCAACCGAGAAGTGGAAAAGCGCGTCGACCAGCTGCCCATGCTGTCCGACCTGCGCGACTGCGGCGAGATCGAGCAGGACGCAGACATCGTGCTGTTCCCCCACCGGCCGATCCACCTCAAACCCAGCCTGGGCCCGGAGTGGCAGAGCTACGCCACCTTGCGCGTGGCCAAGCAGCGCGCCGGCGCCACCGGTGATCTGCACCTTCGCTACACCGGGCCATTCGTTCGCTTTGGCAACTGGCATGGCGAGAAGCCGGGCACGGGCGCCACGCGTCAAGACGATGACTTTGAATAA
- a CDS encoding RusA family crossover junction endodeoxyribonuclease, with amino-acid sequence MITLTLPYPISANRYWQTRVIKMAGQSRAMTYVSAEAKAFKDQVGWLAKAAGVLKPILGRVAISYTLHPHCPQDAQRRMKRDPYTWDDTVQCIDLDNAQKVLLDALKGVAIEDDKWVRRITAERGMPVDGGKLVVTITPIAAAPVQEQGDLLGALP; translated from the coding sequence ATGATCACACTTACGCTTCCGTACCCAATCAGTGCCAATCGTTACTGGCAGACCCGCGTTATCAAAATGGCTGGCCAGTCCCGGGCCATGACCTACGTCAGCGCCGAGGCCAAGGCTTTCAAGGATCAGGTGGGCTGGCTGGCCAAGGCTGCCGGGGTGCTCAAGCCCATCCTGGGCCGGGTAGCCATCTCGTACACGCTGCACCCTCACTGCCCGCAGGATGCCCAACGCCGCATGAAGCGTGATCCCTATACCTGGGACGACACCGTGCAGTGCATCGATCTGGACAACGCCCAAAAGGTGCTACTGGATGCCCTGAAGGGCGTGGCCATCGAGGACGACAAGTGGGTGCGCCGCATCACGGCCGAACGTGGTATGCCCGTGGATGGCGGCAAGCTGGTGGTGACGATCACGCCCATTGCGGCAGCGCCGGTGCAAGAGCAGGGCGATTTGCTGGGGGCGTTGCCATGA
- a CDS encoding DUF1367 family protein has translation MSRLVITKGMDGKLCGLDEKGQRAYNKFKAVVAGLLPGQTLGFTFRVPRSPQHHAFFFLKLQKLLERTEEFADLDKLRAWVILGAGYADFVPGLDGKPNAIPKSMDFDNMDEAEFSELHRAVDAFLWTLRAQAILWPALNADQRWACMESFMEGSQR, from the coding sequence ATGAGCCGGCTCGTCATCACCAAGGGGATGGACGGCAAGCTCTGCGGCTTGGACGAGAAGGGCCAGCGTGCCTACAACAAGTTCAAGGCCGTGGTGGCTGGCCTGCTCCCGGGCCAGACCCTGGGCTTTACCTTCCGCGTGCCCCGCAGCCCCCAGCACCACGCATTTTTCTTCCTCAAGCTGCAGAAGCTGCTCGAGCGCACCGAGGAGTTCGCAGATCTGGACAAGCTGCGCGCCTGGGTGATCTTGGGCGCCGGATACGCGGATTTTGTGCCCGGCCTGGATGGCAAGCCGAACGCCATCCCCAAATCCATGGACTTCGACAACATGGACGAGGCCGAATTCTCGGAGCTGCATCGCGCCGTCGATGCCTTCCTTTGGACCTTGCGCGCCCAGGCCATCTTGTGGCCCGCGCTCAACGCAGATCAGCGCTGGGCCTGCATGGAGTCGTTCATGGAGGGCTCCCAGCGTTGA